A stretch of Acidovorax sp. RAC01 DNA encodes these proteins:
- a CDS encoding LysR substrate-binding domain-containing protein, which produces MTLTELKYIVAVAREKHFGHAADACYVSQPTLSVAIKKLEEELDVKLFERSAGEVTVTPLGEEIVRQAQSVLEQAAAIKEIAKRGKDPLAGPLTLGVIYTIGPYLLPELVRHSIARNPQMPLMLQENFTVKLLEMLRTGEIDCAILAEPFPDTGLAMAPLYDEPFMAAVPSTHPLAANDTVTAAELKSETMLLLGAGHCFRDHVLEVCPEFARFSSNAEGIRKSFEGSSLETIKHMVAAGMGVTLVPRLSVPRDALQKGVRRRKSDETYIRYLPIEEADGGAPPTRRVVLAWRRSFTRYEAIAALRNAVYACELPGVTRLS; this is translated from the coding sequence ATGACCCTCACCGAACTCAAATACATCGTCGCCGTTGCCCGCGAGAAGCATTTCGGCCACGCGGCCGATGCCTGCTATGTCTCGCAGCCCACGCTGTCGGTGGCCATCAAGAAGCTCGAAGAAGAGCTGGACGTGAAGCTCTTTGAGCGCAGCGCGGGTGAGGTCACCGTCACACCGCTGGGCGAGGAGATCGTGCGCCAGGCGCAGAGCGTGCTGGAGCAGGCGGCGGCCATCAAGGAGATCGCCAAGCGCGGCAAGGACCCGCTGGCCGGGCCGCTCACGCTGGGCGTGATCTACACCATCGGGCCTTACCTGCTGCCCGAGCTGGTGCGCCACTCGATCGCGCGCAACCCCCAGATGCCGCTGATGCTGCAGGAGAACTTCACCGTCAAGCTGCTGGAGATGCTGCGCACCGGCGAGATCGACTGCGCCATCCTGGCCGAGCCTTTTCCGGATACGGGCCTGGCCATGGCGCCGCTGTACGACGAGCCCTTCATGGCGGCGGTACCCAGCACCCATCCGCTGGCGGCCAACGACACGGTCACGGCGGCCGAACTCAAGAGCGAGACCATGCTGCTGCTGGGCGCGGGCCACTGCTTTCGCGACCATGTTCTGGAGGTCTGCCCCGAGTTCGCGCGCTTCTCCAGCAATGCCGAGGGCATCCGCAAGTCGTTTGAAGGCTCGTCACTGGAAACCATCAAGCACATGGTGGCAGCCGGCATGGGGGTGACGCTGGTGCCCCGGCTTTCGGTGCCGCGTGATGCGCTGCAGAAGGGGGTGCGCCGGCGCAAGAGCGACGAAACCTACATCCGCTACCTGCCTATCGAAGAGGCGGATGGCGGCGCTCCGCCCACGCGCCGCGTGGTGCTGGCCTGGCGGCGCAGCTTCACGCGGTACGAGGCGATCGCGGCTTTGCGTAACGCCGTGTATGCATGCGAGCTGCCGGGTGTGACGCGGCTTTCCTGA
- a CDS encoding IS5 family transposase — MKQSSLGLSNTTKRTRKREFLDSMELVVPWAELVSLIEPYAPECGRRGQQPFSVQILLRIHFMQQWFKLSDPAMEEALHDVPAFRDFAGLSHWDEHIPSESSILRFRHLLERHKLAEQILATVNALLQAKGLQLKAGTVVDATLIAAPSSTKNQKGERDPEMHQSKKGNQWYFGMKAHIGVDADSGLVHSVRGTSGNVNDVVEANSLLHGQETDAFGDAGYQGVDRRPDANKNVRWHVAMRPGLRRALDKGNPVGVLIDQLERTKASIRARVEHPFRVIKQQFGYVKVRYRGLKKNTAQIVTLFALSNLWMARHKLLACRGQVRLQGA, encoded by the coding sequence ATGAAGCAAAGCAGCCTGGGACTGAGCAACACCACCAAGCGCACGCGCAAGCGTGAATTCCTTGACTCCATGGAACTGGTGGTGCCCTGGGCTGAACTGGTCTCGCTGATAGAGCCCTACGCACCCGAGTGCGGACGCCGGGGCCAGCAGCCTTTTTCGGTGCAGATCCTGCTGCGCATCCATTTCATGCAGCAGTGGTTCAAGCTCAGCGACCCAGCCATGGAAGAAGCACTGCACGACGTGCCTGCCTTTCGGGACTTTGCCGGCCTGTCTCACTGGGATGAACACATCCCCAGTGAATCGAGCATCTTGCGTTTCAGGCATCTGCTGGAGCGCCACAAGCTGGCCGAACAAATACTCGCTACCGTCAATGCGCTGCTGCAGGCCAAAGGGCTGCAACTCAAAGCGGGCACGGTGGTGGATGCCACGCTCATTGCCGCACCCAGCTCCACCAAGAATCAAAAGGGCGAGCGCGACCCCGAGATGCACCAAAGCAAGAAGGGCAACCAGTGGTACTTCGGCATGAAGGCCCACATTGGCGTAGATGCGGACTCAGGCCTGGTGCACAGCGTTCGAGGCACCAGCGGCAATGTGAACGACGTGGTTGAAGCAAACAGTCTGCTGCATGGGCAAGAAACTGATGCCTTTGGTGACGCGGGCTACCAAGGGGTGGACAGGCGGCCCGATGCCAACAAGAACGTGCGATGGCATGTGGCCATGCGCCCTGGGTTGCGCCGGGCTCTGGACAAGGGCAACCCTGTGGGGGTGCTGATCGATCAACTTGAACGCACCAAGGCCAGCATCCGGGCCAGGGTGGAGCACCCGTTCCGAGTGATCAAGCAGCAGTTTGGATATGTGAAGGTGCGCTACCGTGGGCTCAAGAAGAACACGGCGCAGATCGTCACGCTGTTTGCGCTTTCAAACCTGTGGATGGCAAGGCACAAACTGCTGGCCTGTCGGGGACAGGTGCGTCTGCAAGGGGCTTAG